The genomic interval GTCCAAAAATCCCATGCTATAATCCAATCAAAAAGAGATTGGAGGTATACATTATGCCGTTTGCAGAGAAACTCTCTAAGTTGAGAAAGGACAGAGGGCTTACGCAGGAAGAGCTCGCAAAAAAGGTTGGTGTGGGGATCGCTCAGATGAGACGATATGAGAAGGGCGCTTCTTCTCCTACGCTGGAGGTCATTAAG from Nitrospirota bacterium carries:
- a CDS encoding helix-turn-helix transcriptional regulator; protein product: MPFAEKLSKLRKDRGLTQEELAKKVGVGIAQMRRYEKGASSPTLEVIK